The window CAAAAGCAGCTATTTGTTTAGCTTGCTTTTTAACTCTCGCAAAACCAAAAGTTTTCTTTTTATCAAATATGCAATTTACTTGGAACTGTCCATTTACCATATTTTGTAAGTTTTCATATTTGACTGCTACTACACAACTATTAGTCGGTGCATATTCGTTTAACATTCCAACATAATTTGTCCCATCACAATATCCTTGAGGAAGTTCCTTCAGAGCGATAAACTTTGAGTCTGCAATAATTTCATCAGGTTCCCCAAGTTGGGAGGATTTTACATTGTCAGACTTTTGAAGCTGTTGAAGAGCATTTGATGCAGCCTTTTGCTTAGCTTCTTTTTTGTTTCTCCCCACAGCAATTGCAGTGATTGTCGATGCCTTTACTGAACAACTGAATTGAGGGTTTAAGAGATCTCCTATACTTTCGAAAGTATAATCCGGCAACGCATGCTTTGTACACATCATAAGCTCTTGTAATATACTAATTGGTGTTTTGGAAGCCATTATGGAAGTTTTGAAGATTAGACCCACTGAACAGTAATTTCACAATATTCACAACAGTATTAGATAGATTGCTCTACCTACAGATCACTTAAAATACGATCATAAAAAGTGATATACAGATGGTAACTAGATAACAGTGTAGCTATATGTGGTCCAAATATTATCAGTAAATTGAGTAAATACGTATGTATTTACTCATTCATTATGGAGACTCACATATAACAAAGTATACACTGGACTGGAATACACAGAATACTAATAATCTGGAATAGCAAATAGCATGCTGACTGGAATCATAGAATcatagataaataaataattgttaTTGGGGCCATTTCATTGGAAGCATCAAGTGCCGAAACCCGAAAACGGGGATTCACCCTCGACCACAGAATAACGATTATTTAATCTGTGTTCTTAAATATAAGAAAATGTTCTGTGAACATTAATTACAGGCCACGGTTCAGATTATAAAGGGTAGAGTTAGGGAGAATGAtccatagaaatataatataataatatatataataaagtatattatatttctatggcATGATCTCTTATGGTAGAAGTGTTGAGAAACAGTTGACTGTTGAGAAAGTGTCTAGCGGAAAATGAATCAAggtggcgctagtgtagctggAGGGTAACCAATCCAAGAAGGCGGAAATTCTTTCATTTGTTTACTTCTTGCTTTATCTCTATCAGTTCTTCATGACGTTTCCTATGAAATTCACCATCTAACTATACAGTTCAACGGACATGCACTTTTGAAACGGGAAGATTATTCTCCTTATTTCTACCCTCCATAGGTAAAAGTGTTGAGAATTCAATCCAAAAAGGCGAACCGCTAGTGTAGGGAGAGGGTAAGCTTTATGTAAGTACAATGGTTTGAGAGTTATCGGTTTACACGGTGGCAGGACGAACGGACAGAATTTAATTTGACCTATATCAGTGAGTCAAGCCCCATTACATTTTTGAGACTATCTTGGttcaaaattcgataattaCAGACATTTGTACAAACTGATAAATCGCTACACGTTGAAATAATTCTgtaatattttacatattacaTACTAcaaaaaattgggaaaaataGTGCAGAATAAAATGCGATCAAATTCACGATAAAAGAATCcagaaataattcataaaataatcTCAATTAAATCAGTTTGCTCAAGTGTCGATAAGCTTTCCTATTCGGATAGGTACATTTGTGATCAGTTCTCGATTGATTCTACAAAAAATAACTTATACGTGTCAACAACATGGGACTGTTTATAATACCTGCAATTTTACTTTACCTGATCTGCCAGGTAAGAGTTTTGACTGTTATAATCAAATTCTCGAAATGTAAATCTAATTCTCGTTACTTTTTTGTAACTATACCTTTCTTGGTATTTATCTATGTTTTTACATACATATCTCGATTGATCTTTGCTATCAATCAATCAACTTATTAGAAATTTATATTGGGTACATTTCTATATTCCCTATAAGATCTGAGAGACGCTACAAACACCTAGAAGGCATACAAAATAACAAACGTCGACTCAAATATACAGTATGATTTTTGTGAGAAATTCTCAACCAATTTTTATGGTGCGCCCTCTCTCAGTAGATTGCGGTGACCACTGATCAGTAAGAGATCTGAGCGATCCCTACCTTATACACCTTCACCTCCATGGCCGTCTTTTATTTATTCTAAACACATTTAAACTGTCGCAACAAGTCTGGTGATGCCTCTTCAATTAGTCAACGAAAAACACACTTCGAAATTTACACAAATATTTATTACACAGAACACAAAGGTACATTTACTCATCAATAATGGTGGATACCTAATTTTCTGCATAGCATAGGAacctgtaattatttttttaaattattctgtgTCGAATACTGAAATATCATATACCTACTCAAATGAATTTAGAATTAGATTTCGTTGaggaaattattcaattttgtaTAACTAACCTCTGAGCTTTGGGGAGGTGTCACAGAAACATAAGAGATTCAGATAAGAGTATATTGACTAAATTTTAAAATCAATGAAAGTTTATTGATGTATGCAGAAATAGTTTCAATCGATTGGAATGAGGGCGTTGAACGAAACCCTGCAAGGAACATCCAAATAAAAACTTCACTGTTCTTAAAAGTTATAGTCTAGGTTTGCGCGTTCGTTGATAGATGGCTCTTCTATCAAATGGTTCAGGATTTTACAATATTCCATTGTTTCAGCGCATTCACCAATTTTGAAACCTCGAAATGATGAACTGATGATAATGACCACATTAATAGCATAACGAtatatgattaatgatttttatggccgaaattgaaacatattgatgtggacgacgtttattttcaacaagacaacAGACACAATcaatgaaacaatcgcaattttgcaagaaaagtttcttatccgtgttatttctcgaagagatgatcacaattggccaccgagatcttgtgatttaatatattcagacaattttttttggggccacgtgaagaTAAGTTCTATGCAAATGATGAACATAAGAGTCAAGAACTTAAATATGAAATTCATGAAGTTATCGCCGAGGATCTTGAAATTGTGGGAATTggccatggaaaatttcatgaaaaggatttGACTGGAATCATTTTCCATCGTTGATAGCATagcttcctctttacaatgaaataaatatccattgaattctcttaaaatataggtaacaggccaattgaaagtccccggtctaccttagtaaaacacatttttttggtaaaattcgattttattattccacacagttgccttcgagggcgatacagcgattatagggatcttccaacttttcgataccatttttgtagtacgatttgtctttcgcttcaaaataggcctcagtttcggcaattacttctccattggcgctaaatttctttccagcgagcattcttttgaagtctgagaacaggaaaaagtcactgggggccagatctggcgaatacggtggatgcagaagcaattcgaagaccaattcatgcaattttgccattgttttcattgatttgtgacacggctcaTTGTCTAGATGAAACAGCacccttttttcattcaaatagggccgtttttttaacgatttcatcctttaaactatccaataacgctatataataatcgctgttgatagtctggccATTTAGGagctaatcaatgaatattatacattgcgcatcccagaatactgatgccataaccttgccagctaactgttgtgtttttcctcgctttggatacggttcatcgtgtgcagtccactcagctgaaatgatggagccatgtttcatccattttcacatatcgacgcaaaaattctggtttattgcacttgaacagcttcaaacactgctcaatgACTGACGAATGcactaattgaaattattaattacTCATTGTTTCAGCAGGCGCAAGCAGCTTGTGTTCAGGACTTGATGAAGCTCATCACACACGATGTAAGTAA is drawn from Harmonia axyridis chromosome 7, icHarAxyr1.1, whole genome shotgun sequence and contains these coding sequences:
- the LOC123684067 gene encoding uncharacterized protein LOC123684067 isoform X1, with the protein product MASKTPISILQELMMCTKHALPDYTFESIGDLLNPQFSCSVKASTITAIAVGRNKKEAKQKAASNALQQLQKSDNVKSSQLGEPDEIIADSKFIALKELPQGYCDGTNYVGMLNEYAPTNSCVVAVKYENLQNMVNGQFQVNCIFDKKKTFGFARVKKQAKQIAAFEMLQYLKSSDLSSARYLKEFEDADEIDGKAITEFQKLTSSKSITRKNTNVEPLPGLKQQEHLSLEEAIKKLSELNLNYHVETLQKNPIAVVAVELKESLITGMGKGETEHIATTNAMNRVLSTLSQGCSFLN
- the LOC123684067 gene encoding uncharacterized protein LOC123684067 isoform X2 → MASKTPISILQELMMCTKHALPDYTFESIGDLLNPQFSCSVKASTITAIAVGRNKKEAKQKAASNALQQLQKSDNVKSSQLGEPDEIIADSKFIALKELPQGYCDGTNYVGMLNEYAPTNSCVVAVKYENLQNMVNGQFQVNCIFDKKKTFGFARVKKQAKQIAAFEMLQYLKSSDLSSARYLKEFEDADEIDGKAITEFQKLTSSKSITRKNTNVEPLPGLKQEHLSLEEAIKKLSELNLNYHVETLQKNPIAVVAVELKESLITGMGKGETEHIATTNAMNRVLSTLSQGCSFLN